The sequence below is a genomic window from Dyadobacter chenwenxiniae.
TCTTGTAGCAGTATATGCGAAAACGGAAAAGTGCGGAACTGTGCTACTAAAACCAGGTACCAGCCGCAATTAAAGCAGACAAGCTTTCAAATAAGTTTGTGCTCCTCCGTGAGAAGCCCGGGGCGGCTCACTGTTACTTTCTTAAACAGGGGCGTAAAGTACGTTTGGCTCTTAAAACGCATTAAAAGTGCAGTCTCGAAATAAATGTTGGGCCCCGGAGAAAGTACAATTTAACGTGAGATTGGAGCGGTTAACTGAACAATTTCAACGCTCTGAATGCTAATAGTCCAGAAACTGGAAGGATGAATAAAGTTCGCTTAAACCACCGATTAATTCAGACATTAACTTTCATAGATAAAATCTATTATCTGGTAATATGAGTTTTGCTAATCAGAACAATGTGCTGCAACCTATTTGACGCTTATTTGAAGTGGAATCGATAAACCTACCTTTACGCAATTCATGGCGACCAATGTGCGAAAGCGTTTCATATTCGGATTGTTAAAAAATAGACGCCTGGTTAATAATTCGTAATCACCCATACTGGCTACTGAGACAACTAAAACAAAATCCATTTCACCGGTTACATAATAACATTGTTGTACTTCGGGTGTTGCAAGGAAAGATGCCTTAGCCTGGTCAATTAAGTCTACATGCTCGCTTTCCAGTTCAACTTCGACTATTATCGTAATGCGTTGGCCAACTTTTTCGGCATCCAAAACAGCAATGTTAGCTCGAATGACCCCATCAGCCTCCATCCGCTTGATACGACGATTAACTGCCGCAGCTGAAAGGTTGACTCGCTCTCCTATGGTCCGCTGGGGAGTAAGATTCCCTTCCTGGAGAATGGCTAAAATTTCAATATCAAAATGATCCAAAGACATTATTAAAGAATATTGGCAATACAAAGGGCAAAATGAAACAAAATTGCAGATTTACATAGATTTTAGAGAAACTATTTCAATGAAAGCGTAATATTTTTGCAGATAATTAAAGTCGATTTGTAATTATCATAAAAATGAACCCGAAAATTAGCACCCTGGTATTTTTCATGTGTCTGTATGCAAATATCCTTTTTGCTCAAAAAACCATCTCTGCGGCTCCTGACCAGCTCTACAAAGACATTGTTAAAGCGGACAGCCTCCTGTTTAATGCCTTTAATCATTGTGACAGCTTAACGTATCGTAAATTCATAAACAATGACATCGAGTTCTATCATGACCTAGGCGGTTTAAACGTAGGTGCTGATTACGAAATGCGCTCTATAATGGAGATGTGTGCCAGAGGCAATCAAATCAGGAGAGAACTAGTCAAAAGCACTTTGGAAGTACATCCAATACAGGGATATGGTGCTGTTGAAATCGGAGTGCATACATTTTATCACACCAACAAAGGCCAGACACAGGAAAAAGTCAGTGGAACTTACAAATTTGTTCAGCTATGGCAGTTCAAAGACGGAGCCTGGAAATTAGCCCGGGTTATTAGTTACGGTCACAACGAGATGCATAATGATTAAGAAAGTCTTCCGTGCTCTCGTTTTTGCCTTTCTGGTCTCGGCAGTGCATGCTCAAATTAAAACCCTAAACGGAAATATAGTCTCGAGGGCATCCCTTGATCAGTTTCTGGCATCCCAGGTGAATCCAGGTAACTTGCCTGGTTTGTCCATAGCAATCATTAATAATGGAAAGATTGTTTATCACCGGTCTATGGGAACCACAAGTATGGAAACTCACGCACCCTTAAATGACCAGTCCATTTTTGAGGCTGCATCTTTATCCAAAACTGTTTTTACTTATTTTGTATTAAGACTCGTTGATCAGGGCATTTTGAATCTGGATACGCCATTATATAAGTACATGCTGTATGAAGACATATCTGGTGACGAGCGCTATAAATTAATCACCGCACGAATGGTGCTTGAACACACCTCTGGCCTTCCAAACTGGCGTACATCAGATCTGGCCGATAGTGCAAGACATATTGCAAAAGGAACGCTCTACCTCAAATTTAAACCAGGAACAGCGTACGCTTATTCCGGAGAGGGATATTACTACTTATCGAGGGTGATTGCAAAACTTACAAAGAATGAACTGACCACTCTGGATGTTAATTTTCAAAAAGAGGTCTCAATACCATTGGGCATGTCCTATGCCTGGTTTAGTGTTAATCCGTTCATTACCAGTCACAAAGTGACAGGATACATGAATGGCAAAGCTATTCACCGATGGCCCGGTTCATTGCCAAAGCAGGATTCGACCTGGTTTGGAGCAGCGGGAGGCCTGCATACTGAGGCTGTAAGCTATGCCACTTTTTTAATTGCGCTGATGAAAGGCCATGGACTTAAAAAGGGAACTGCCGATGAATTATTCAAGGTGCAAGTAACACTTCCGGCTGATGGAAACTATGACGGCGACACGGGTTGGGGGTTGGGTATTGGTATCAGACCCGGGTTTCAAGGCACCGATTATAATCACCGGGGTAACAATGGCAATTTTCAATCCTATTACCGGATCAACCGAGACCAGCAAAGTGGATTTGTCTTTTTTACCAATTGCGACAAAGGGGGAGATTTTAATGAACGGCTTGAAAAATTCTTTCTGACGGGAAGGTAATCAGAATCGGTAAGATCAAACCAACCTTTAATTTAATTAGCTATAAGCCATGAAAATTCTATTGCTTCTCATATGCTACATCTTTGCATTAGATGTCACTGCACAAAATCAAGAAACTCCTTTTCAGTCATGTAATGTGAAAGGGAGCACGACCATTTATGATTATAACAAACATCAATGGACTACCACGGACGAATCTGACTCCCACATAGGGAGCCAACCAGCTTCTACTTTTAAAGTTATCAATCTATTGATTGCGCTTGAAACTGGTGTAATCAAAAATGAAAACGACATCATCAAGTGGCCTGGGACAACAGATACCACACTTTATGGCTATCGTCCGGATATTTACAGGGACATCTCTGTAAAGGAGGCATTTGAATTATCAGCCGGGTGGGCCTTCATTGAGCTTGCCAAGCAAGTCGGTCGGGAAAAATACAAAAAGATTTTAGAGAAGTCAAAATATGGTAATGGAGACCTTTCCGAGCAAGGAGACGATTTCTGGAATTTTGGAAAATTCGCTATATCTCCCCGTAATCAGATTGAGTTTTTGATCAATGTATATGAGAATAAGACTCCCTTTTCAAAACAGAACATCGCTATTTTAAAGAAAGTGATGGTTACAGAGCATACAGACAGCCATACTTTAAGATCCAAAACAGGATGGACCCGGGTTGAAGGAAATGATATTGGCTGGTGGGTGGGTTATGTGGAATCAAAGGGAAACGTATATTTTTTCGCAACCCGAATTACTAAACCACGCTCAGTATCAAATCCTGGCTTTGGAGAATGCCGTAAAACAATTACGAAAGAATTTCTAAGCCAACTAATGGCGAATTAGGGCTGATAGAATTGCGAATAGTAGCCGAAGAAGAATTCAGCATGAACTACCTACGGATGATTTAATTCCAACGTCTTAATTGCCATTATATTACACCACCTTACCTACCAATTCAATAATGAACCAC
It includes:
- a CDS encoding nuclear transport factor 2 family protein; the encoded protein is MNPKISTLVFFMCLYANILFAQKTISAAPDQLYKDIVKADSLLFNAFNHCDSLTYRKFINNDIEFYHDLGGLNVGADYEMRSIMEMCARGNQIRRELVKSTLEVHPIQGYGAVEIGVHTFYHTNKGQTQEKVSGTYKFVQLWQFKDGAWKLARVISYGHNEMHND
- a CDS encoding Lrp/AsnC family transcriptional regulator → MSLDHFDIEILAILQEGNLTPQRTIGERVNLSAAAVNRRIKRMEADGVIRANIAVLDAEKVGQRITIIVEVELESEHVDLIDQAKASFLATPEVQQCYYVTGEMDFVLVVSVASMGDYELLTRRLFFNNPNMKRFRTLVAMNCVKVGLSIPLQISVK
- a CDS encoding serine hydrolase domain-containing protein, translating into MIKKVFRALVFAFLVSAVHAQIKTLNGNIVSRASLDQFLASQVNPGNLPGLSIAIINNGKIVYHRSMGTTSMETHAPLNDQSIFEAASLSKTVFTYFVLRLVDQGILNLDTPLYKYMLYEDISGDERYKLITARMVLEHTSGLPNWRTSDLADSARHIAKGTLYLKFKPGTAYAYSGEGYYYLSRVIAKLTKNELTTLDVNFQKEVSIPLGMSYAWFSVNPFITSHKVTGYMNGKAIHRWPGSLPKQDSTWFGAAGGLHTEAVSYATFLIALMKGHGLKKGTADELFKVQVTLPADGNYDGDTGWGLGIGIRPGFQGTDYNHRGNNGNFQSYYRINRDQQSGFVFFTNCDKGGDFNERLEKFFLTGR
- a CDS encoding penicillin-binding transpeptidase domain-containing protein, with protein sequence MKILLLLICYIFALDVTAQNQETPFQSCNVKGSTTIYDYNKHQWTTTDESDSHIGSQPASTFKVINLLIALETGVIKNENDIIKWPGTTDTTLYGYRPDIYRDISVKEAFELSAGWAFIELAKQVGREKYKKILEKSKYGNGDLSEQGDDFWNFGKFAISPRNQIEFLINVYENKTPFSKQNIAILKKVMVTEHTDSHTLRSKTGWTRVEGNDIGWWVGYVESKGNVYFFATRITKPRSVSNPGFGECRKTITKEFLSQLMAN